A stretch of the Leisingera thetidis genome encodes the following:
- a CDS encoding SMP-30/gluconolactonase/LRE family protein yields MSGIHDDPTGWRPAARYPDPSVISLDPRFDKYKLPLAGVERLATGCRWSEGPVWFGDGRYLLWSDIPNNRIMRWDEVTGQVSAFREPSGFANGQTRDRQGRLVTCEHGGRRVTRTEYDGTIAVLADAFGGKRLNSPNDVIVKSDGSIWFTDPPFGIQGNYEGHKASPELGQNVYRLDPDSGQLSVVADDVLGPNGLAFSPDESKLYIVESRGVPARKILAYDVGEAGAPLTGKQVLIDAGAGTPDGFRVDADGNLWCGWGMGDSELDGVMIFAPDGTPIGRIALPERCANLCFGGRANSRLFMAASRSVYALYVNVPGASGG; encoded by the coding sequence ATGTCCGGCATCCACGACGACCCGACCGGCTGGCGCCCGGCAGCGCGCTATCCCGACCCTTCGGTCATTTCGCTTGATCCGCGGTTCGACAAATACAAGCTGCCACTGGCCGGTGTTGAACGGCTGGCAACCGGCTGCCGCTGGTCGGAGGGGCCCGTCTGGTTCGGCGACGGGCGCTACCTTCTGTGGAGCGATATTCCCAACAACCGGATCATGCGCTGGGACGAGGTGACCGGCCAGGTTTCGGCCTTCCGCGAGCCGTCGGGTTTCGCCAATGGCCAGACCCGGGACCGGCAGGGTCGGCTGGTTACCTGCGAACATGGCGGCCGCCGCGTGACGCGCACCGAATACGATGGCACGATTGCCGTGCTGGCAGACGCCTTTGGCGGCAAACGCCTGAATTCGCCCAATGATGTCATCGTCAAGTCCGATGGCAGCATCTGGTTCACCGATCCGCCGTTTGGCATCCAGGGCAATTACGAAGGTCATAAGGCCTCCCCGGAACTGGGGCAGAATGTCTACCGGCTGGATCCGGATAGCGGGCAGCTGTCGGTTGTGGCCGATGACGTTCTTGGCCCCAATGGGCTGGCATTTTCGCCGGATGAATCAAAGCTCTACATTGTCGAATCCCGCGGTGTCCCGGCCCGGAAGATCCTGGCCTATGATGTCGGGGAGGCCGGCGCGCCGCTGACCGGCAAGCAGGTTCTGATCGATGCGGGCGCGGGAACTCCGGACGGGTTCCGCGTGGACGCCGACGGCAACCTCTGGTGCGGCTGGGGCATGGGTGACAGCGAATTGGACGGCGTGATGATATTTGCACCGGATGGCACCCCGATCGGACGCATCGCCCTGCCAGAGCGCTGTGCCAACCTCTGCTTCGGCGGCCGCGCCAACAGCCGACTGTTCATGGCCGCCAGCCGGTCGGTATATGCCCTCTATGTGAATGTGCCCGGGGCGAGTGGAGGCTAA
- the garD gene encoding galactarate dehydratase, producing MSGAARLIRMHPADTVAIVANAEGLPAGTRVEGVTLRDRVPQAHKVALTDHASGAPVRRYGVVIGYAKALIPAGAWINETSLDMPPPPDLGSLVAEAGGTGEVAPLEGYTFQGFKNADDTVGTRNILAITNTVQCVSGVVGHAVERIRREMLPRYPNVDDVVALDHTYGCGVAINAPGAEVPVRTLQNIARNPNFAGSTMVVSLGCEKLQPKLLFPEAFGGSAQPGGPSLVTLQDESHIGFEAMVRHIMETAALHLTQLDRRRRETCPASDLVIGLQCGGSDALSGVTANPALGHAADLIVRAGGTVLFSEVTEVRDGIDQLVSRAASAEVAADLITQMAWYDRYLAAGQSDRSANTSPGNKKGGLSNIVEKAMGSIVKSGSMPISGVVPPGARAAGKGLLFAATPASDFICGTLQLAAGMNVHVFTTGRGTPYSLSEVPVLKVATRSDLARRWHDLMDIDAGRIITAGETVETMGQAIFDRILTVASGEKTCAETLGVSNQLALFNPGPVT from the coding sequence ATGAGCGGTGCCGCACGGCTCATCCGGATGCATCCCGCCGATACTGTGGCCATTGTTGCCAATGCGGAAGGGCTGCCGGCCGGAACCAGGGTTGAGGGGGTGACGCTGCGGGACCGCGTGCCGCAAGCGCATAAGGTTGCCCTGACGGATCACGCATCGGGCGCGCCGGTGCGGCGCTACGGGGTGGTGATCGGCTATGCCAAAGCGTTGATCCCGGCGGGCGCCTGGATCAACGAGACCTCCCTGGATATGCCGCCGCCGCCGGACCTGGGCAGCCTGGTGGCCGAGGCAGGCGGAACAGGCGAAGTTGCTCCGCTTGAAGGGTATACCTTCCAGGGCTTCAAAAATGCCGACGACACCGTAGGCACCCGCAACATTCTTGCCATAACCAACACCGTTCAATGCGTATCAGGTGTGGTGGGGCATGCGGTTGAGCGGATCCGGCGGGAGATGCTGCCTCGATATCCGAATGTGGATGACGTGGTGGCGCTGGATCACACCTATGGCTGCGGCGTAGCGATCAACGCCCCCGGTGCCGAGGTCCCGGTCCGGACGCTGCAGAACATCGCCCGCAACCCCAATTTCGCCGGGTCCACAATGGTTGTCAGCCTGGGCTGCGAGAAGCTGCAGCCCAAGCTGCTGTTCCCCGAAGCCTTCGGCGGCTCTGCACAGCCCGGCGGGCCAAGCCTTGTCACCCTTCAGGATGAAAGCCACATAGGTTTTGAGGCTATGGTGCGCCACATCATGGAAACTGCGGCGTTGCATCTGACGCAGCTTGACCGGCGGCGGCGGGAAACCTGCCCTGCATCGGACCTGGTGATCGGGCTGCAATGCGGCGGCAGTGATGCGCTGTCCGGTGTGACGGCCAATCCGGCCCTGGGCCATGCCGCTGACCTGATCGTGCGGGCCGGGGGCACGGTCTTGTTCTCCGAAGTGACCGAGGTCCGCGACGGGATCGACCAGCTTGTGAGCCGCGCTGCCTCTGCGGAAGTGGCCGCAGATCTGATCACCCAGATGGCCTGGTATGACCGCTATCTTGCGGCCGGCCAGTCGGACCGCAGCGCCAATACTTCGCCAGGCAACAAGAAGGGCGGTCTGTCGAATATCGTCGAAAAGGCCATGGGATCGATTGTCAAATCCGGCTCCATGCCGATCAGCGGTGTTGTCCCGCCCGGCGCACGTGCTGCGGGCAAGGGGCTGCTCTTTGCCGCCACACCGGCCTCGGATTTCATTTGCGGCACGCTACAGCTGGCGGCGGGCATGAATGTGCATGTCTTCACCACCGGGCGCGGAACACCCTATTCCCTGTCCGAAGTTCCCGTCCTCAAGGTGGCCACACGCAGCGATCTGGCGCGGCGCTGGCATGACCTAATGGACATTGATGCCGGCCGGATTATCACCGCGGGCGAAACGGTCGAGACCATGGGACAGGCAATTTTCGACAGGATTCTCACTGTTGCCAGCGGCGAAAAAACCTGCGCGGAAACACTCGGCGTGAGCAACCAGCTGGCCCTGTTTAACCCCGGTCCCGTCACATAG
- a CDS encoding 2-hydroxy-3-oxopropionate reductase produces MKFSRLQESNMSKVGFIGLGIMGAPMAGQLIAGGNEVFLNTRSSIPEDLLAAGGIACATPGEVAAKADTVFLMVPDTPHVEDVLFSETGVASGLTAGKCVVDMSSISPIATKEFAQKIRDLGCGYVDAPVSGGEVGAKAGTLTIMCGASPEDFDRVLPFFELMGQNITRVGGVGDGQTCKVANQIIVALNIEAVSEALLFSAKAGADPAKVREALMGGFASSKILEIHGERMIKRTFDPGFRIELHQKDLGLALSSARQLGVSLPNTASAQQLFNTCEANGGAAWDHSAMVRALELMSNHRVAEE; encoded by the coding sequence CTGAAATTTTCAAGATTACAGGAGAGCAACATGAGTAAGGTTGGTTTCATCGGACTGGGCATTATGGGTGCCCCAATGGCAGGGCAGCTGATTGCAGGAGGGAACGAAGTTTTTCTGAACACCCGCAGCAGCATACCCGAGGACCTACTGGCGGCCGGAGGCATCGCCTGTGCTACCCCCGGCGAGGTGGCCGCAAAGGCTGATACGGTCTTCCTTATGGTGCCCGACACGCCGCATGTGGAAGACGTCCTGTTCTCCGAAACCGGCGTCGCCAGCGGGCTGACCGCCGGCAAATGCGTGGTCGACATGAGCTCTATCTCGCCCATTGCCACCAAGGAGTTTGCACAAAAGATCCGCGATCTGGGCTGCGGCTATGTGGATGCCCCCGTGTCGGGCGGCGAAGTCGGGGCCAAGGCGGGGACATTGACCATCATGTGCGGCGCCTCCCCGGAGGATTTTGACCGGGTGCTGCCGTTCTTTGAGTTGATGGGGCAGAACATCACCCGGGTAGGCGGTGTCGGCGACGGCCAGACCTGCAAAGTAGCCAACCAGATCATTGTGGCCCTGAACATCGAAGCCGTGAGCGAAGCCTTGCTGTTCTCCGCCAAGGCCGGTGCCGATCCGGCCAAGGTCCGCGAGGCGCTGATGGGCGGGTTTGCCTCGTCCAAGATCCTCGAAATCCATGGCGAGCGGATGATCAAGCGCACCTTCGATCCGGGCTTCCGCATTGAATTGCACCAGAAAGACCTTGGCCTTGCGCTGTCCAGCGCCCGCCAGCTGGGGGTCAGCTTGCCCAATACAGCCTCGGCCCAGCAGCTGTTCAACACCTGCGAGGCAAACGGCGGTGCCGCCTGGGACCATTCGGCCATGGTGCGCGCGCTTGAGCTGATGTCGAACCATCGCGTTGCAGAGGAGTAA
- a CDS encoding HpcH/HpaI aldolase family protein, with the protein MRGNRLRKIWASGGAAVNGWLAVPSGFSAETMAHQGWDSLTIDMQHGVVDYQSAVPMLTAVSTTDTVPVVRVPWLDPGHLMKALDAGAYGIICPMINSREDAEKLVAWTHYPPHGTRSFGPIRGLLYGGADYPEQANGTVAVFAMIETRDGLDNLEEILSTPGLDAVYIGPSDLSLALGCRPTFDDVDPPVAEAIEFIAAKAKEHGKIAGVHNGTPEAALKRIEMGFQFVTVSSDARLMAAGSQQILSAMRSSGAVQDSAGY; encoded by the coding sequence ATGCGGGGAAACCGTTTGAGGAAAATCTGGGCCTCCGGAGGGGCGGCAGTCAATGGCTGGTTGGCAGTGCCCAGCGGGTTTTCAGCTGAAACCATGGCGCATCAGGGCTGGGATTCCCTGACCATCGACATGCAGCACGGGGTCGTTGATTATCAATCGGCAGTGCCGATGCTGACCGCGGTTTCGACGACCGATACGGTCCCGGTCGTGCGGGTTCCCTGGCTGGATCCGGGGCATTTAATGAAAGCATTGGATGCCGGTGCCTACGGGATCATCTGCCCGATGATCAATTCCCGGGAAGATGCCGAAAAGCTTGTAGCCTGGACCCATTACCCGCCGCATGGCACGCGCAGCTTCGGCCCGATCCGCGGCTTGCTGTATGGCGGTGCGGACTATCCGGAACAGGCAAACGGAACCGTCGCGGTCTTCGCCATGATCGAAACGCGCGACGGGCTGGACAACCTCGAAGAGATCCTGTCCACGCCAGGCCTGGATGCGGTCTATATCGGCCCGTCGGACTTGTCCCTGGCTCTTGGCTGCCGCCCCACATTCGACGATGTGGATCCGCCGGTTGCCGAGGCCATCGAATTCATTGCTGCCAAGGCAAAGGAACACGGCAAAATTGCCGGTGTTCACAATGGCACGCCTGAGGCTGCCCTGAAGCGGATCGAAATGGGGTTCCAGTTCGTCACTGTTTCCTCCGATGCGCGGCTCATGGCCGCCGGGTCGCAGCAGATCCTATCGGCGATGCGCAGTAGCGGTGCGGTGCAGGACAGTGCCGGATACTGA
- a CDS encoding NAD-dependent epimerase/dehydratase family protein, with product MLERLLITGANGSLGSICRQRLGHLAKTVRVSARRDLGEAGPNEELVFCDLDDKAAVEAMVEGCDGIIHMGGKAVEGSWETVKAANIEGMFNLYEGARKSSVRPRILFASSHHVTGFHRQTARLNAETSPVRPDGLYAVSKVFGEALARMYFDKFGIETASVRIGSCFPEPSSHRMMSSWLSADDMVALAERIFNVPRLGCPVLYGVSDNASTWWDNSTAGYLGWSPKDSSEQFRSKLDAEQTPPKHDEADAIYQGGLFCTDVIHED from the coding sequence ATGTTGGAAAGACTGCTCATCACCGGAGCAAACGGCAGCCTAGGATCGATTTGCCGACAGCGGCTTGGCCACCTGGCCAAAACCGTCCGCGTCAGTGCCCGAAGGGATCTGGGCGAAGCAGGCCCGAACGAAGAGCTCGTGTTCTGCGACCTCGACGACAAGGCGGCGGTTGAGGCAATGGTTGAAGGCTGCGATGGCATCATCCACATGGGCGGCAAGGCGGTTGAAGGGTCCTGGGAGACCGTGAAGGCTGCCAATATCGAAGGCATGTTCAACTTGTATGAAGGCGCCCGCAAATCCTCGGTCCGCCCGCGGATACTGTTTGCAAGCTCGCACCACGTGACCGGCTTTCACAGACAGACGGCGCGGCTCAATGCGGAAACATCACCGGTGCGGCCTGACGGGCTTTATGCGGTGTCCAAAGTGTTCGGCGAAGCCCTGGCGCGCATGTATTTCGACAAGTTCGGGATTGAGACCGCCAGCGTGCGCATCGGCTCCTGCTTTCCGGAGCCCTCGAGCCACCGGATGATGTCTTCCTGGCTAAGCGCGGATGATATGGTTGCACTGGCGGAGCGTATTTTCAACGTCCCGCGACTGGGCTGCCCGGTGCTGTACGGTGTGTCGGACAACGCCTCGACTTGGTGGGACAACAGCACCGCCGGTTATCTCGGCTGGAGTCCGAAAGACAGCTCGGAACAGTTCCGCTCCAAGCTGGATGCCGAACAGACACCACCGAAACATGACGAAGCAGACGCCATCTATCAGGGCGGGCTGTTTTGCACCGATGTAATTCACGAGGACTGA
- a CDS encoding TRAP transporter substrate-binding protein, with the protein MLNRRTVLSTIGGAAALLAGAIAQPVLAAETTIRVASVTGPSHHHNVSLRWFADRVAARDAGLTIQVLDGAQLGGERDYIEGMMLGSIQMAQVSTAPVSGFIPEFDLFSLPYLIRDTDHFKAVVSGPVGAQYGELAEARGFKILAWFDNGYRNVFNKVRPVVTPEDMTGLKIRVMESPLMVNTVNAMGGSATPMSYSELYTALEQGVLDGGENAAGNVVNDKFYEVSSYLSLTQHFRPPGIVAISMSTWNGLTAEQQSVLSEEALALQDYEIQLTAEVGDAALKELEAKGMAINEANVAAFAERMGPVYEDFISKHGGEVLKAVQDTK; encoded by the coding sequence ATGCTAAATCGCAGAACAGTTCTTTCAACCATTGGCGGGGCAGCTGCCCTGCTGGCAGGCGCAATCGCGCAGCCCGTTCTAGCAGCGGAAACGACGATCCGGGTGGCGTCCGTCACCGGCCCGTCGCACCACCACAACGTATCGCTTCGCTGGTTCGCAGACCGCGTTGCCGCGCGCGATGCCGGGCTCACCATCCAGGTTCTGGACGGGGCGCAGCTGGGCGGCGAGCGCGACTATATCGAGGGCATGATGCTCGGAAGCATCCAGATGGCTCAGGTGTCGACGGCACCAGTCAGCGGCTTCATTCCGGAGTTTGACCTGTTCAGCCTGCCCTATCTGATCCGCGACACGGATCATTTCAAAGCGGTGGTCTCCGGCCCGGTCGGTGCCCAATACGGTGAGCTGGCCGAAGCGCGCGGCTTCAAGATTCTAGCCTGGTTCGACAACGGCTACCGCAACGTGTTCAATAAGGTCCGCCCGGTTGTCACGCCGGAAGACATGACCGGGCTGAAGATCCGCGTGATGGAAAGCCCGCTGATGGTGAACACTGTGAATGCAATGGGCGGTTCTGCAACTCCGATGTCCTACAGCGAACTATACACCGCTCTGGAACAGGGTGTGCTGGATGGCGGCGAAAACGCGGCCGGCAACGTTGTGAACGACAAGTTCTACGAAGTCAGCAGCTATCTGTCCCTGACCCAGCATTTCCGCCCGCCGGGCATTGTGGCCATCAGCATGAGTACCTGGAACGGTCTGACCGCCGAGCAGCAATCCGTCCTAAGCGAGGAGGCCTTGGCTCTCCAGGATTATGAAATCCAACTGACCGCCGAAGTTGGAGATGCTGCGCTGAAGGAACTGGAGGCCAAAGGCATGGCCATCAACGAAGCCAATGTCGCTGCGTTCGCCGAACGTATGGGACCTGTCTACGAAGACTTCATCTCCAAGCACGGCGGCGAAGTTCTGAAGGCGGTTCAAGACACCAAGTAA
- a CDS encoding M24 family metallopeptidase, producing the protein MAISTDELRTRTENLRRRMKEEGYDALIIYSDEYRSGHSTYVTNYKPINVIEESPQLVLIVGDNEPVVFLGRLNAYAAKDMCWIEDVRGIHRPYSDFPQVFAPIVGRASKIGLIGKNILPFEIYEQLVDAVPEAKIENRDDIMLDLRKIKTEAEIELMEQAAEINDAVLKRAAKEVKVGMTEIQVAGLAEGIAREMNADIGSATVVMSGPNTNYPAWRATDRKIQPGEFVMLDFNPAIGHYCNDGGITILMPGADPEQERALVVGHRALKKVIPTIRPGITARSIFDTLLEELEPHGFADNFTPYAKGLRGVGHAVGLDVVEPPNLSSDSDFELEAGMTLAVKLDLHDLIGGGYRIEVVVAVTEDGVRPLNKLVLAEPDDFAVQR; encoded by the coding sequence GTGGCAATCTCAACCGACGAACTGAGAACAAGAACTGAAAACCTCCGCCGCCGGATGAAGGAGGAAGGCTATGACGCGCTGATCATTTATTCGGATGAATACCGCTCGGGCCATTCCACCTATGTGACCAACTACAAACCGATCAACGTGATCGAGGAATCACCCCAGCTGGTTCTGATTGTCGGCGACAATGAGCCGGTTGTCTTCCTGGGCCGCCTGAATGCCTACGCCGCCAAGGACATGTGCTGGATTGAGGATGTGCGCGGTATTCACCGCCCCTATTCCGACTTCCCGCAGGTCTTTGCCCCCATTGTTGGCCGCGCCAGCAAAATTGGCCTGATCGGCAAGAACATTCTGCCGTTCGAAATCTACGAGCAGCTGGTGGATGCGGTTCCGGAAGCCAAGATCGAAAACCGCGACGACATCATGCTTGACCTGCGCAAGATCAAGACAGAGGCCGAGATCGAGCTGATGGAACAGGCCGCCGAGATCAACGATGCGGTGCTGAAACGCGCAGCCAAGGAGGTCAAGGTTGGCATGACCGAGATCCAGGTCGCCGGTCTCGCCGAAGGCATTGCCCGGGAAATGAACGCCGATATCGGCTCGGCCACGGTGGTCATGTCCGGCCCGAACACCAATTACCCGGCCTGGCGCGCCACCGACCGGAAAATCCAGCCGGGCGAGTTTGTGATGCTCGATTTCAACCCGGCCATTGGCCACTACTGCAACGATGGCGGTATCACCATTCTGATGCCCGGCGCGGATCCTGAACAGGAACGGGCCTTGGTTGTCGGCCACCGCGCCCTGAAGAAGGTGATCCCGACCATCCGTCCGGGTATCACGGCGCGATCGATCTTCGACACCCTGCTGGAAGAGCTTGAACCGCACGGCTTCGCCGACAATTTCACACCGTATGCCAAAGGCCTGCGCGGCGTCGGCCACGCTGTCGGCCTTGACGTGGTGGAGCCTCCGAACCTGAGCTCGGACAGCGATTTCGAACTGGAAGCAGGTATGACACTGGCCGTCAAGTTGGACCTGCACGATCTGATCGGCGGCGGATACCGGATCGAGGTCGTGGTTGCTGTGACCGAGGACGGTGTGCGCCCGCTGAACAAGCTGGTTCTGGCCGAACCGGATGACTTCGCCGTGCAGCGGTAA
- a CDS encoding TRAP transporter large permease, producing MSMLAILFTTFFILLLINMPIAFALGIASAVTLALDSTLPLNGIVTRAFVGVDSFTLLAIPFFIIAGELMNACGITERIVNFSRSLVGHIRGGLAHVTIVSNMFFSGISGSATADASALGSMMIPAMKKNGFDADYAVAVNASASAMGPIIPPSILMVIYGSIANVSIAQLFLGGFVPGVMVALGLMAMAYVIAKKRNYPAPPRSELPKVLPSFRNALWALAMPVIILGGIFSGAFTATEAGVVAVAYATLVGTFVYRTLTFKLVGELLVDAAVTTAAAMFLIAMATSFAWILAWGGFGAAVLRVLGGMSSDPTIAVLLILVFILLLGLFIEGIPILIIFTPVLLPVILGLGIDPVYFGVVLVMAVVIGSVTPPVGILTYICCSIAGLTISQAFRGLVPFCSVLVAVLIAVAVFPDLVMTVPNLFGH from the coding sequence ATGTCGATGCTGGCCATTCTCTTCACCACATTCTTCATCTTGCTGCTGATCAATATGCCCATCGCCTTTGCGCTTGGTATCGCATCGGCAGTCACCCTGGCGCTGGACAGCACGCTGCCACTGAACGGCATTGTCACGCGCGCCTTTGTCGGGGTAGATTCTTTCACCCTGCTGGCTATCCCCTTCTTCATCATTGCAGGCGAATTGATGAACGCCTGTGGCATCACCGAGCGTATCGTCAATTTCTCGCGCTCTCTTGTAGGCCATATCCGCGGCGGGCTCGCGCATGTGACCATCGTGTCGAACATGTTTTTCTCCGGAATTTCCGGGTCGGCGACGGCGGATGCCTCAGCGCTTGGGTCGATGATGATCCCGGCCATGAAAAAAAACGGCTTTGATGCGGACTATGCGGTTGCTGTCAATGCTTCGGCCAGCGCCATGGGCCCGATCATCCCGCCCAGCATCCTGATGGTCATCTACGGCTCCATTGCCAATGTCTCCATCGCGCAATTGTTTCTGGGCGGCTTCGTGCCCGGCGTGATGGTCGCTTTAGGCCTGATGGCAATGGCGTATGTTATTGCGAAGAAAAGAAACTACCCGGCGCCGCCGCGGAGCGAGTTGCCCAAGGTGCTTCCTTCGTTCCGCAACGCCCTCTGGGCATTGGCCATGCCGGTCATTATTCTAGGCGGGATCTTTTCCGGGGCCTTCACGGCGACCGAAGCCGGCGTGGTCGCGGTTGCCTATGCAACGCTTGTCGGAACCTTCGTCTACCGCACTCTGACCTTCAAGCTGGTCGGCGAACTACTGGTTGATGCCGCGGTAACCACTGCCGCTGCCATGTTCCTGATCGCGATGGCAACATCCTTTGCCTGGATCCTGGCATGGGGCGGGTTTGGCGCGGCGGTCCTGCGGGTGCTGGGCGGTATGTCGTCGGACCCGACGATTGCGGTCTTGCTGATCCTGGTCTTCATCCTGCTGCTAGGTCTGTTCATCGAAGGCATCCCGATTCTGATCATCTTCACCCCGGTTCTGCTGCCAGTGATCCTCGGTCTTGGCATCGACCCGGTCTACTTCGGCGTGGTGCTGGTAATGGCGGTTGTGATCGGCTCGGTCACCCCTCCCGTTGGCATCCTCACATACATCTGCTGCTCGATCGCAGGGCTCACGATTTCCCAAGCATTCCGCGGTCTCGTCCCGTTCTGCTCGGTTCTGGTCGCTGTCCTGATTGCGGTGGCCGTGTTCCCCGACCTGGTCATGACCGTCCCGAACCTGTTCGGTCACTGA
- a CDS encoding TRAP transporter small permease, with product MVAVTLAQVIFRYVIAAPLPWSEEMARYCFVWIVFLGGAIGLARGFHLGVDLFANMLPTRMRRSLEAVTCVLIACFAAAVIYASLPVLSINMMQRSPALGVQMAWIYIAIPISMGLIALISVERFVAILRQTTQQRG from the coding sequence ATGGTTGCTGTCACGCTTGCGCAAGTCATCTTCCGCTACGTGATCGCGGCTCCGCTGCCCTGGTCCGAGGAGATGGCACGTTATTGCTTTGTCTGGATTGTCTTCCTAGGAGGCGCAATCGGCCTGGCGCGGGGCTTTCACTTGGGTGTCGACCTGTTTGCGAACATGCTGCCGACTCGGATGCGCCGCAGCCTTGAAGCGGTGACTTGTGTCCTGATCGCCTGTTTTGCGGCAGCGGTGATCTACGCCAGCCTGCCGGTCCTGAGCATCAACATGATGCAGCGCTCACCGGCCTTGGGCGTGCAGATGGCTTGGATCTATATCGCGATCCCGATTTCGATGGGGCTGATTGCCCTGATCTCGGTCGAACGCTTCGTCGCAATTCTGCGCCAGACCACGCAGCAACGGGGCTGA